GAACATGAAAAAGACAAAGTAGGGTTATCCTTACCTTCACTTAGAATAGATTCTTTTTCTGTAGGACTTATAAATGAAATACAAAAGGTTAGGAAAACTGGACTTACTTTTGCACCAGAGGCAGGAAGTCAGAGGATGAGAGATGTAATAAATAAGGGCGTTACAGAGAAAAATTTGATGGATTCTGTAAGTAGTGCTTTTGAGTCTGGATGGTCTACCATAAAGTTGTATTTTATGATAGGGCTTCCCTACGAAACTATGGAAGATGTAAAGGAAATTGCGCATTTATCCCAAAAAGTAGTGGATGAATATTTTAAAGTACCTAAGGATAAAAGAAAAAAAGGATTAAAAGTGACAGTCAGTACTTCAATATTTGTACCAAAACCTTTTACGCCATTTCAGTGGACGGCTCAAATAAAAATGGAAGATGTTAAAGAAGAGATTAGAGAATTGAGATCCTCTATAAGCAGTAGACATATAGTATATAATTGGCATGAAAGTCCCTTAAGTTATTTGGAAGCTGTATTTGCAAGGGGAGATAGAAGGCTCTGTGAAGTACTTATTAAAGCTTACGAAAAGGGAGCTAAGTTCGATAGTTGGTCAGAGTATTTCAATTTTGATTTATGGGAAGAAGCTTTTAAAGAATGTAATGTGGATGGCGATTTTTATGCTTATAGAAATAGAAGTTATGAAGAGATACTACCCTGGGATTTCATAGATATAGGAGTAAATAAGAAATTCTTAATAGAGGAAAATGAAAAAGCTAAAAGGGCTGAAGTAACTCCGGATTGTAGATTGGGATGTAAAAATTGTGGAGTTAATGTTAATTTAGGAGGTAAATGCTTTGAGGGCACAGTATTTAATAAAGTTCAGTAAAAAAAATAGTATAAGATTCATAGGACACCTTGATTTATTGAGAACCATACAGAGGATGATAAAGAGATCAGAGCTTCCTATAGAATATTCTAAGGGATTTAATCCACACATAAATATGTCTATAGCACAGCCTCTAGCTGTAGGAGTTTATTCCTGCGGAGAATATATGGACTTATATTTTGAAGAAGAAGTTTTAGAAGATCATATTAAAGAAAAATTAAATGAAAGTGCACCTAGTGGAATAGAAGTGTTAAGGGTAGATAGGGTAAAAAATGTAGAAAATAAAAAAGTATTTAAATCCATGGCGGAAATAAATGCCGCTAAGTACATAATTAACATAAAATATAAAGACATAAGTAAACTTAAAGAAAACATGGAAAACTTAATGAAATCTACAACTTGGGATACAATAAAGAAGACTAAAAAGGGAGAGAAGGAAATAGATATAAAAAAATTAATAAAGGAATTGAATTATGATGTTTTTGAAAATAAACTTAGGCTAGAAACTGTGATAAGCTGTGGAAGTGTAGAAAATTTATCTCCAGAACTTT
The genomic region above belongs to Clostridium sp. AWRP and contains:
- a CDS encoding TIGR03936 family radical SAM-associated protein, which produces MRAQYLIKFSKKNSIRFIGHLDLLRTIQRMIKRSELPIEYSKGFNPHINMSIAQPLAVGVYSCGEYMDLYFEEEVLEDHIKEKLNESAPSGIEVLRVDRVKNVENKKVFKSMAEINAAKYIINIKYKDISKLKENMENLMKSTTWDTIKKTKKGEKEIDIKKLIKELNYDVFENKLRLETVISCGSVENLSPELLSSFIQDNTENADKDCFIDIMREEVYGKRQNKLLPLYEYVSYLY